In Streptomyces sp. DG2A-72, one genomic interval encodes:
- a CDS encoding AraC family transcriptional regulator, whose amino-acid sequence MEYVSRVPRPPLDGLIDDLYYLEGASPYARLTLPPAPSALLIVNLGAPFRIRAGTDIETAEYADGCVVAMPTRAWEFDYPPRTRSVGVHVKPWGLAPFLPMPAVELCDRPVTVEQVWGRPAIAELRDRLATADGPHEMLTLLEEELMRRLCETAGLGLVRHTSSVIAATSGAAPIGDLSVAAGVSSTHLAQRFKELIGVTPKRLARTYRFTATVFAINPVGPIDWGELASGAGYFDQAHFGHEFRAFTGLTPTRYVEVRRRFLREHPGHTLDGWPLPAD is encoded by the coding sequence GTGGAGTACGTGTCCAGAGTGCCGCGACCGCCGCTGGACGGGCTGATCGACGACCTTTATTACCTGGAGGGTGCGTCGCCGTACGCCCGGCTGACGCTGCCGCCGGCGCCGTCGGCGCTGCTCATCGTCAACCTCGGGGCGCCGTTCCGCATCCGCGCCGGCACCGACATCGAGACGGCCGAGTACGCCGATGGCTGCGTGGTCGCCATGCCCACCCGCGCGTGGGAGTTCGACTACCCACCCCGGACCCGGTCCGTCGGTGTGCACGTCAAGCCGTGGGGGCTGGCGCCGTTCCTGCCGATGCCCGCGGTCGAGCTGTGTGACCGGCCAGTGACGGTAGAGCAGGTTTGGGGCCGGCCCGCCATTGCTGAGCTGCGAGACCGGCTGGCCACGGCGGACGGACCGCACGAGATGCTGACGCTGCTCGAGGAGGAGCTGATGCGACGGCTGTGCGAGACCGCCGGCCTGGGGCTGGTCCGCCATACGAGCAGCGTCATCGCGGCGACCAGCGGGGCGGCGCCGATCGGCGACCTGAGCGTGGCAGCCGGTGTCAGCAGCACTCATCTGGCACAGCGGTTCAAGGAGCTCATCGGCGTCACGCCGAAGCGGCTGGCCCGTACCTACCGCTTCACCGCCACCGTGTTCGCGATCAATCCCGTCGGACCGATCGACTGGGGCGAGCTCGCCAGTGGCGCAGGCTACTTCGACCAGGCCCACTTCGGCCACGAGTTCCGGGCGTTCACCGGGCTCACGCCGACCCGGTACGTCGAAGTCCGGCGGCGGTTCCTGCGCGAACATCCCGGCCACACGCTGGACGGCTGGCCGCTGCCGGCCGATTGA
- a CDS encoding metal-sulfur cluster assembly factor has translation MSDTAQMKPASEEELREALYDVVDPELGIDVVNLGLIYGIHIDDANIATIDMTLTSAACPLTDVIEDQAKSATDGLVNELRINWVWMPPWGPDKITDDGREQLRALGFNV, from the coding sequence ATGAGCGACACGGCCCAGATGAAGCCGGCCTCGGAGGAGGAACTCCGCGAGGCGCTGTACGACGTCGTCGACCCCGAGTTGGGTATCGACGTCGTCAACCTCGGCCTGATCTACGGCATTCACATCGACGACGCCAACATCGCGACGATCGACATGACCCTGACCTCCGCGGCCTGCCCGTTGACGGACGTCATCGAGGACCAGGCCAAGTCCGCCACGGACGGCCTCGTCAACGAACTCCGCATCAACTGGGTCTGGATGCCGCCGTGGGGCCCGGACAAGATCACGGACGACGGACGCGAGCAGCTGCGGGCGCTGGGATTCAACGTCTGA
- the sufC gene encoding Fe-S cluster assembly ATPase SufC, producing the protein MATLEIRDLHVTVEADNATKEILKGVDLTVKQGETHAIMGPNGSGKSTLAYSLAGHPKYTITSGTVLLDGEDVLEMSVDERARAGLFLAMQYPVEVPGVSVSNFLRTSATAIRGEAPKLRTWVKEVKEAMERLNMDPAFAERNVNEGFSGGEKKRHEILQLELLKPKVAILDETDSGLDVDALRVVSEGVNRVRETGEVGTLLITHYTRILRYIKPDYVHVFSAGRIVESGGAELADKLENEGYEVYTKGGASA; encoded by the coding sequence ATGGCAACGCTTGAAATCCGAGACCTGCACGTCACCGTCGAGGCCGACAACGCCACGAAGGAGATCCTCAAGGGCGTCGACCTCACCGTGAAGCAGGGCGAGACGCACGCCATCATGGGCCCGAACGGCTCCGGCAAGTCGACTCTCGCCTACTCGCTCGCGGGTCACCCCAAGTACACGATCACCAGCGGCACCGTGCTGCTCGACGGCGAGGACGTCCTGGAGATGTCCGTCGACGAGCGCGCCCGCGCGGGCCTGTTCCTGGCGATGCAGTACCCGGTCGAGGTCCCCGGCGTCTCGGTCTCCAACTTCCTCCGTACGTCCGCCACGGCGATCCGCGGCGAGGCCCCCAAGCTGCGTACCTGGGTGAAGGAGGTCAAGGAGGCCATGGAGCGCCTCAACATGGACCCCGCCTTCGCCGAGCGCAACGTCAACGAGGGCTTCTCCGGCGGTGAGAAGAAGCGCCACGAGATCCTTCAGCTGGAGCTGCTCAAGCCGAAGGTCGCGATCCTCGACGAGACCGACTCCGGCCTGGACGTCGACGCCCTGCGCGTCGTCTCCGAGGGCGTCAACCGCGTCCGTGAGACCGGCGAGGTCGGCACCCTGCTGATCACGCACTACACGCGCATCCTGCGCTACATCAAGCCCGACTACGTCCACGTCTTCTCGGCCGGCCGCATCGTGGAGTCCGGCGGCGCCGAGCTCGCCGACAAGCTGGAGAACGAGGGCTACGAGGTTTACACGAAGGGCGGCGCATCAGCGTGA
- a CDS encoding TetR/AcrR family transcriptional regulator → MARRYDPERRQRIIDAAIRVVGRSGLAGLTHRTVAAEADVPLGSTTYHFKTLDDLMVAALRQANEGFAKVVASRGALDDPHTDLASELAAGMGEWLAGDRTGVELECELYLAALRRPALRPVAAEWAQDLADRLTPRTDPVTARALVALLDGICLQVLLTDETYDEEYAREVLARIISSGPRQAP, encoded by the coding sequence ATGGCCAGGCGCTACGACCCCGAACGCCGCCAGCGGATCATCGACGCCGCCATCCGAGTCGTAGGGCGCAGCGGTCTCGCCGGACTGACCCACCGCACGGTCGCGGCGGAGGCCGACGTACCGCTGGGGTCCACCACGTACCACTTCAAGACCCTGGACGATCTGATGGTCGCCGCCCTACGCCAGGCCAACGAGGGCTTCGCCAAGGTGGTCGCCTCACGCGGCGCCCTGGATGACCCGCACACCGACCTGGCCTCTGAACTCGCCGCCGGGATGGGCGAATGGCTCGCGGGCGACCGCACCGGCGTGGAACTGGAGTGCGAGCTCTACCTCGCCGCCCTGCGCCGCCCCGCCCTCCGCCCCGTCGCCGCCGAATGGGCCCAGGACCTGGCCGACCGCCTCACCCCGCGCACGGACCCGGTCACCGCACGCGCCCTGGTCGCGCTGCTGGACGGAATCTGCCTCCAGGTACTTCTCACCGATGAGACGTACGATGAGGAGTACGCCCGCGAGGTACTGGCGCGGATCATTTCCTCTGGCCCGCGCCAAGCCCCTTGA
- a CDS encoding cysteine desulfurase, whose protein sequence is MTLLPGLLDTEAIRKDFPILDRTVHDGQKLVYLDNAATSQKPRQVLDALSDYYERYNANVHRGVHVLAEEATALYEGARDKVAAFINAPSRDEVIFTKNASESLNLVANMLGWADEPYRVDHETEIVITEMEHHSNIVPWQLLSQRTGAKLKWFGLTDDGRLDLSNIDEIITEKTKIVSFVLVSNILGTVNPVETIIRRAQEVGALVCIDASQAAPHMPLDVQALQADFVAFTGHKMCGPTGIGVLWGRQELLEDLPPFLGGGEMIETVSMHSSTYAPAPHKFEAGTPPIAQAVGLGAAIDYLSAIGMDKILAHEHALTEYAVKRLAEVPDLRIIGPMTAEDRGAAISFTLGDIHPHDVGQVLDEQGIAVRVGHHCARPVCLRYGIPATTRASFYLYSTPAEIDALVDGLEHVRNFFG, encoded by the coding sequence GTGACATTGCTGCCGGGCCTCCTCGACACCGAGGCGATCCGCAAGGACTTCCCCATCCTGGACCGTACGGTCCACGACGGTCAGAAGCTCGTGTACCTGGACAACGCGGCGACCTCGCAGAAGCCGCGCCAGGTACTGGACGCACTCAGTGATTACTACGAGCGCTACAACGCCAACGTCCACCGCGGTGTGCATGTGCTCGCCGAGGAGGCCACGGCGCTGTACGAGGGCGCGCGCGACAAGGTCGCCGCGTTCATCAACGCGCCCAGCCGCGACGAGGTGATCTTCACCAAGAACGCCTCCGAGTCGCTGAACCTCGTGGCGAACATGCTCGGCTGGGCCGACGAGCCCTACCGGGTGGACCACGAGACCGAGATCGTCATCACGGAGATGGAGCACCACTCCAACATCGTCCCGTGGCAGCTGCTGTCGCAGCGCACGGGCGCGAAGCTGAAGTGGTTCGGCCTGACCGACGACGGCCGCCTCGACCTCTCCAACATCGACGAGATCATCACGGAGAAGACGAAGATCGTCTCCTTCGTGCTGGTGTCGAACATCCTCGGGACGGTCAACCCGGTCGAGACGATCATCCGCCGCGCGCAGGAGGTCGGCGCTCTCGTCTGCATCGACGCCTCCCAGGCGGCGCCGCACATGCCGCTGGACGTGCAGGCCCTCCAGGCCGACTTCGTCGCCTTCACCGGCCACAAGATGTGCGGCCCGACCGGCATAGGCGTGCTGTGGGGCCGCCAGGAGCTGCTCGAGGATCTCCCCCCGTTCCTCGGCGGCGGCGAGATGATCGAGACGGTGTCGATGCACTCGTCGACCTATGCTCCGGCCCCGCACAAGTTCGAGGCGGGCACGCCCCCGATCGCGCAGGCGGTCGGGCTGGGTGCGGCGATCGACTACCTGTCCGCGATCGGCATGGACAAGATCCTCGCCCATGAGCACGCGCTCACCGAGTACGCGGTCAAGCGCCTTGCGGAGGTCCCTGACCTGCGGATCATCGGCCCGATGACGGCCGAGGACCGGGGCGCCGCGATCTCCTTCACGCTCGGCGACATCCATCCGCACGACGTGGGCCAGGTCCTCGACGAGCAGGGCATCGCGGTCCGCGTCGGCCACCACTGCGCGCGGCCGGTCTGCCTCCGGTACGGAATTCCTGCGACCACGCGAGCGTCGTTCTATCTGTACTCCACGCCGGCCGAGATCGACGCTCTGGTGGACGGCCTGGAGCACGTACGGAACTTCTTCGGCTGA
- a CDS encoding MFS transporter, producing the protein MLKDIPRTVWLLACGTFANMAVSMSFAYLFLYLTGPRGLDTAEAGLLSGIGGIGLLAGNFSGGWYGDRFGHRCVLLTGAITSGLLLAAVPLLPAPALYAALPLCQYAAGVQRAANSALVAVIVPEGSRRQAFAVVRAAANGGFTVGPLLGAVVATRFSYDWLYVAEGLGSLTLACWTARVVPPRGAARTRGGTGRVWPELRARPAVLILLAAILVTDVVYRQQYSTYPLFLADHGMDTRTYGALLAINGAVLLCLELPAALALRRRSPLRIVGIGLLLVAAGYGVLLLGAGLVTAVTMMTLLTLGELLYKTTATAYVADQAPEHVQGRFQSLYAGVSISGVVLAAPLGGALYERAPGMLWPLCAGLGAVAAMAVLAAATGRPAPTATPSGPPPETPPPPVGPPRPPPVRLPS; encoded by the coding sequence GTGCTCAAGGACATACCGAGAACTGTCTGGCTACTGGCCTGCGGCACCTTCGCCAACATGGCCGTGAGCATGAGTTTCGCCTATCTCTTCCTCTACCTCACCGGGCCCCGGGGCCTCGACACGGCAGAGGCCGGCCTGCTCAGCGGGATCGGCGGCATCGGTCTGCTCGCGGGCAACTTCTCCGGCGGCTGGTACGGCGACCGCTTCGGACACCGCTGCGTACTGCTGACCGGAGCCATCACATCCGGCCTGCTCCTGGCCGCTGTCCCCCTCCTCCCGGCACCGGCCCTTTACGCCGCACTGCCCCTGTGCCAGTACGCCGCCGGTGTCCAGCGGGCGGCCAACTCGGCGCTCGTGGCCGTCATCGTGCCGGAGGGGTCGCGTCGCCAGGCCTTCGCAGTCGTACGGGCGGCGGCGAACGGCGGCTTCACCGTCGGCCCCCTGCTCGGCGCGGTGGTCGCGACCAGGTTCTCGTACGACTGGCTCTATGTGGCCGAAGGCCTGGGCAGCCTGACGCTGGCCTGCTGGACAGCCCGAGTGGTCCCACCGCGAGGCGCCGCACGGACCCGCGGCGGTACCGGCCGGGTCTGGCCGGAACTGCGCGCACGCCCGGCCGTACTGATCCTCCTCGCGGCGATCCTGGTCACCGACGTGGTCTACCGGCAGCAGTACTCCACCTACCCGCTCTTCCTCGCCGACCACGGCATGGACACGCGCACCTACGGGGCACTGCTCGCGATCAACGGCGCCGTGCTGCTGTGCCTGGAGCTGCCCGCGGCGCTGGCGCTGCGGCGACGGTCGCCGCTGCGGATCGTCGGCATCGGCCTGTTGCTCGTGGCCGCGGGATACGGCGTGCTGCTGCTGGGCGCGGGCCTGGTGACGGCGGTGACGATGATGACCCTCCTGACCCTCGGCGAACTGCTCTACAAGACAACGGCGACGGCTTATGTGGCCGACCAGGCTCCCGAGCACGTCCAGGGCCGCTTCCAGTCCCTCTACGCCGGAGTGTCCATCAGCGGCGTGGTCCTGGCGGCACCCCTGGGCGGGGCGCTGTACGAGAGGGCACCCGGGATGCTGTGGCCCCTGTGCGCGGGACTCGGCGCGGTGGCCGCCATGGCCGTACTGGCGGCAGCCACGGGCCGCCCGGCACCCACGGCCACCCCGAGCGGCCCGCCACCTGAGACGCCGCCCCCACCGGTTGGCCCACCCCGCCCCCCGCCGGTTAGGTTGCCCTCATGA
- a CDS encoding multidrug efflux SMR transporter → MGYLTLIGAIAAEVAATTAMKYSDGFSKLWPSLLTFLGYVVSFTLLAQTLKTVGIGTAYAIWAGVGTATIAVLGLWLFDEALTFTKVAGILLIVGGVVVLNLGGAH, encoded by the coding sequence ATGGGATATCTGACCCTCATCGGCGCCATCGCGGCCGAGGTGGCGGCGACGACCGCCATGAAGTACAGCGACGGCTTCAGCAAGCTCTGGCCGTCCCTTCTGACGTTCCTCGGCTATGTCGTCTCCTTCACCCTGCTGGCCCAGACACTCAAGACCGTCGGCATAGGCACGGCCTACGCGATCTGGGCCGGCGTAGGCACCGCGACGATCGCCGTCCTCGGGCTCTGGCTGTTCGACGAGGCGCTGACCTTCACGAAGGTCGCCGGAATCCTGCTCATCGTGGGCGGCGTGGTGGTGCTGAACCTCGGGGGAGCGCACTGA
- a CDS encoding dihydrofolate reductase family protein, with product MGKVVMYSSVSVDGFVADENDQPGPLFDWLTSGDVPLDESGELKVSQTSYDYTRPYWDQIGATIAGRHVFDLTDGWDGKPPSGIDHVVVVTHRPQPEGWDPEAPFHFVDGVEAAVAKAQELAGDRIVEVAAGDVGGQVLAAGLVDEVRMDVVPVVFGSGKRYFGSVHAQHLLEDPDVVIQGNRVLHLRYRVRR from the coding sequence GTGGGCAAAGTAGTCATGTACAGCTCGGTGTCGGTGGACGGCTTCGTCGCGGACGAGAACGACCAGCCCGGACCGCTGTTCGACTGGTTGACCAGCGGTGACGTCCCCTTGGACGAGAGCGGCGAGTTGAAGGTGTCGCAGACGTCCTACGACTACACCCGGCCGTACTGGGACCAGATCGGGGCGACAATCGCCGGCCGCCACGTCTTCGACCTGACGGACGGCTGGGACGGGAAGCCTCCGAGCGGGATCGACCACGTGGTCGTCGTGACGCACCGGCCGCAGCCCGAGGGCTGGGACCCCGAGGCGCCGTTTCACTTCGTCGACGGCGTCGAGGCAGCCGTGGCCAAGGCGCAGGAGCTTGCGGGTGACCGCATCGTCGAGGTCGCCGCCGGCGACGTCGGCGGCCAGGTGCTTGCCGCAGGCCTGGTCGACGAGGTGCGCATGGATGTCGTACCCGTCGTCTTCGGGTCCGGCAAGCGCTACTTCGGGTCGGTCCACGCGCAGCACCTGTTGGAGGATCCTGACGTGGTGATTCAGGGCAACCGGGTGCTTCACCTGCGCTATCGGGTGCGACGTTGA
- a CDS encoding AbfB domain-containing protein: MPDTTPRPPRNQPWENGWVPDTSRIPGTRRLWLAGTLAVATVAACVTAIVMTDRGVDEASGTPGTPVNATLPGLISFGSPSPSTTAPPKGKGGLSSPEPTTKAPSRHSSTPTPSARPSKSTAPEESSPAPVSHLKSVRAVNYPDRYWHATDDYVALDTITSASAAEDATFKVVNGLAKSTCYSFATADGGYLRHRNFVLRSERDDGSPLFEQDATFCPRPASFSGAVMLESVNYPGRFLRHRNFVVRLESYDHTDLYRRDSAFRVVAGLKD; this comes from the coding sequence ATGCCAGACACCACGCCCCGCCCTCCGCGGAACCAACCCTGGGAGAACGGCTGGGTCCCTGACACCTCCCGGATACCGGGAACGCGACGCCTCTGGCTGGCCGGCACCCTCGCGGTGGCCACCGTCGCCGCGTGTGTCACGGCGATCGTCATGACGGACAGGGGAGTTGACGAAGCGTCGGGCACACCGGGGACCCCCGTCAACGCGACCCTGCCCGGCCTGATCTCCTTCGGCTCGCCCTCACCGAGTACGACGGCTCCCCCGAAGGGCAAGGGCGGCCTGTCCTCCCCTGAGCCCACGACGAAGGCACCGTCCCGGCACAGCTCCACGCCCACGCCCTCCGCCAGGCCGTCCAAGTCGACGGCACCGGAGGAGAGTTCACCGGCCCCCGTCTCCCACTTGAAGTCGGTCCGCGCGGTCAACTACCCCGACCGCTATTGGCACGCCACCGACGACTACGTGGCCCTCGACACGATCACCTCCGCCTCCGCCGCCGAGGACGCCACCTTCAAGGTGGTCAACGGCCTTGCGAAGTCGACCTGTTACTCCTTCGCCACCGCCGACGGCGGCTACCTGCGCCACCGCAACTTCGTCCTGCGCTCCGAACGCGACGACGGCTCCCCCCTCTTCGAACAGGACGCCACCTTCTGCCCCCGCCCCGCATCCTTCTCCGGAGCGGTCATGCTGGAGTCCGTGAACTACCCCGGCCGCTTCCTCCGCCACCGGAACTTCGTCGTCCGCCTGGAGTCGTACGACCACACCGACCTGTACCGCCGGGACTCGGCGTTCCGGGTGGTGGCAGGCCTCAAGGACTGA
- the dapD gene encoding 2,3,4,5-tetrahydropyridine-2,6-dicarboxylate N-succinyltransferase: protein MTDMTAPSTTTGGAVAAGLATIAADGTVLDTWFPAPELSAEPGPSGTERLSTERAVELLGEGAAKAIGPDARRGVEVVAVRTVIASLDEKPTDAHDVYLRLHLLSHRLVKPHGQSLDGMFGFLANVAWTSLGPVAVDDIEKVRLNARAEGLHLQVTSVDKFPRMTDYVAPKGVRIADADRVRLGAHLAEGTTVMHEGFVNFNAGTLGTSMVEGRISAGVVVGDGSDIGGGASTMGTLSGGGNVIISIGERCLIGAEAGVGIPLGDECVVEAGLYVTAGTRVTMPDGQIVKARELSGASNILFRRNSVTGTVEARPNNAVWGGLNEILHSHN from the coding sequence ATGACCGACATGACTGCACCCAGCACCACCACCGGCGGAGCCGTTGCCGCCGGCCTCGCCACGATCGCCGCCGACGGCACCGTCCTCGACACCTGGTTCCCCGCGCCGGAGCTCTCGGCCGAGCCCGGCCCGTCCGGCACCGAGCGGCTGTCCACCGAGCGGGCCGTGGAACTGCTCGGCGAGGGCGCCGCGAAGGCCATCGGCCCGGACGCCCGCCGTGGCGTAGAGGTGGTAGCAGTCCGTACGGTCATCGCCTCGCTCGACGAGAAGCCGACCGACGCGCACGACGTCTACCTCCGCCTGCACCTCCTCTCCCACCGCCTGGTCAAGCCGCACGGCCAGAGCCTGGACGGCATGTTCGGCTTCCTCGCCAACGTCGCCTGGACGTCGCTCGGCCCGGTCGCCGTCGACGACATCGAGAAGGTGCGCCTGAACGCCCGCGCCGAGGGCCTGCACCTCCAGGTGACGTCCGTCGACAAGTTCCCGCGCATGACGGACTACGTGGCGCCCAAGGGCGTCCGCATCGCCGACGCCGACCGGGTCCGCCTGGGCGCGCACCTCGCCGAGGGCACGACGGTCATGCACGAGGGCTTCGTCAACTTCAACGCCGGCACGCTCGGCACGTCGATGGTCGAGGGCCGTATCTCCGCGGGTGTCGTCGTGGGCGACGGCTCGGACATCGGCGGCGGCGCGTCCACGATGGGCACGCTGTCCGGCGGCGGCAACGTGATCATCTCCATCGGCGAGCGCTGCCTGATCGGCGCCGAGGCGGGCGTCGGCATCCCGCTCGGCGACGAGTGCGTGGTCGAGGCGGGCCTCTACGTCACCGCCGGCACCCGCGTCACCATGCCCGACGGGCAGATCGTCAAGGCCCGCGAGCTGTCCGGCGCCTCCAACATCCTCTTCCGCCGCAACTCCGTCACCGGCACGGTCGAGGCCCGCCCGAACAACGCGGTGTGGGGCGGCCTGAACGAGATCTTGCACAGCCACAACTGA
- a CDS encoding MFS transporter yields MTGTTEALGGSAAVDDAARSVTRPLYVYAVLANTLFQRGVFVIFLYQRGFSAGQVALLQTLLYLVSGLAELPTGVIADRIGRRAGIVTGQVLIAGCLLGQVAFSNYWVFLALFIGQGVGMACVSGSDTALLYDLLVRRGATAGYVKIKSRFTMLGTVTSGAAIVLGGQLQQISWGVVYAGSAACLALAVVVLMSRVPEIRGVDAVDEQDGAEEHGDATAWRAMLRVATPALVTLVVVSGLMHATLTPYIIFTQKTLSDQGAGTALVSVVISAGFFAGGLTPLLSDRADRRIGYRVMVPVSLVTLAAALGLSGLGLVWVTIAAFLALVGIPEITAVIVDNVFNEAVPSRHRASLLSMIAFVESALIGIGYLVLGALMDGLGSSVGMATYAAVPLLACLLWLPVLFRGARVTTGIEKPADRKAS; encoded by the coding sequence ATGACCGGCACCACGGAGGCCCTTGGCGGGTCGGCTGCAGTCGACGATGCAGCACGAAGTGTCACGCGCCCGCTCTACGTATACGCCGTGCTCGCCAACACGCTGTTCCAGCGCGGCGTATTCGTCATCTTCCTTTATCAGCGAGGCTTCTCCGCCGGGCAAGTGGCCCTGCTGCAGACGCTGCTCTACCTGGTCAGCGGACTTGCGGAGTTGCCGACGGGAGTCATCGCCGACCGAATCGGCAGGCGTGCCGGCATCGTGACCGGCCAAGTGCTGATAGCTGGATGTCTGCTCGGTCAGGTGGCGTTCTCCAACTACTGGGTGTTCCTGGCGCTGTTCATCGGGCAGGGCGTGGGCATGGCATGTGTGTCCGGTTCGGACACCGCCCTGCTGTACGACCTGCTCGTGCGTCGTGGTGCAACGGCCGGCTACGTCAAGATCAAGTCCCGGTTCACCATGCTCGGGACGGTCACCTCCGGAGCCGCCATCGTCCTCGGCGGCCAACTGCAGCAGATTTCCTGGGGAGTCGTCTACGCCGGTTCGGCGGCGTGCCTCGCCCTGGCCGTGGTGGTGCTGATGTCACGGGTGCCCGAGATCCGCGGCGTGGACGCGGTGGACGAGCAGGACGGAGCCGAGGAGCACGGCGACGCCACAGCGTGGCGGGCGATGCTTCGGGTCGCCACGCCGGCGCTCGTGACGCTTGTCGTGGTGTCCGGATTGATGCATGCGACTTTGACGCCGTACATCATCTTTACGCAGAAGACCCTCTCCGATCAGGGAGCGGGCACCGCATTGGTCAGCGTGGTCATATCGGCGGGATTCTTCGCCGGCGGGCTCACTCCGCTGCTGTCGGACCGCGCGGACCGGCGCATCGGGTATCGGGTCATGGTCCCGGTGTCTCTTGTGACGCTCGCCGCGGCACTCGGCCTCAGCGGCCTCGGCCTTGTCTGGGTCACCATCGCCGCGTTCCTGGCCTTGGTCGGGATTCCCGAGATCACCGCCGTGATCGTGGACAACGTGTTCAACGAGGCCGTGCCGTCGCGCCACCGGGCGAGTCTGCTGTCGATGATCGCATTCGTGGAGTCGGCGCTCATCGGCATCGGCTATCTCGTCCTCGGCGCGCTCATGGACGGGCTGGGCTCCAGTGTGGGCATGGCCACCTACGCCGCGGTCCCCCTGCTGGCATGTCTCCTGTGGCTCCCGGTGCTCTTCCGAGGGGCACGGGTGACCACCGGGATCGAGAAGCCCGCCGACCGAAAGGCATCCTGA
- the sufU gene encoding Fe-S cluster assembly sulfur transfer protein SufU produces MKLDSMYQEVILDHYKNPHGRGLRDGDAEVHHVNPTCGDEITLRVKYDGTKIEDVSYEGQGCSISQASASVLNELLVGKDLSDAQKIQETFLELMQSKGKIEPDDVMEEVLEDAVAFAGVSKYPARVKCALLSWMAWKDATAQALGSDAAERKTA; encoded by the coding sequence GTGAAACTGGATTCCATGTACCAGGAAGTCATCCTGGACCACTACAAGAACCCGCACGGGCGTGGTCTGAGGGATGGCGACGCCGAGGTGCACCATGTGAACCCGACGTGCGGCGACGAGATCACCCTGCGTGTGAAGTACGACGGCACGAAGATCGAGGACGTCTCGTACGAGGGCCAGGGCTGTTCCATCAGCCAGGCTTCGGCGTCCGTCCTGAACGAACTGCTGGTCGGCAAGGACCTCTCCGACGCGCAGAAGATCCAGGAGACCTTCCTGGAGCTGATGCAGTCCAAGGGGAAGATCGAGCCCGACGACGTGATGGAGGAGGTGCTGGAGGACGCGGTCGCGTTCGCCGGTGTCTCCAAGTACCCGGCCCGGGTGAAGTGCGCGCTGCTGAGCTGGATGGCGTGGAAGGATGCGACGGCCCAGGCGCTGGGCTCCGACGCCGCTGAAAGGAAGACGGCATGA
- a CDS encoding winged helix-turn-helix transcriptional regulator, whose protein sequence is MARRTRLEDSTCAIAQALDVVGDWWTLLIVRDTARGVHRFDELQREIGLSRKVLTERLRLLVEADVLVRVPYQERPVRYEYRLTPRGLALLPVLVALQDWGDAWVLGDGSTTATAAEASVEARRVHELTGTRVPELHLADDGGELRDPVAAESPFTVLYCFPGAYARADSYPPGWSEIPGAPGCTLESCAYRDRLGEFRAAGASVHGVSTQRPDEQRAFAEKERLGFPLLSDSGLALVAGLRLPTFRAAGADRLKRLTLVVDRERVVRDVQYPVTDVVGSVAAALAVVKGLGAGQRK, encoded by the coding sequence ATGGCGCGCAGGACTCGCCTGGAGGACTCCACCTGCGCCATCGCACAGGCCTTGGACGTCGTCGGCGACTGGTGGACCCTGCTGATCGTCCGGGACACCGCGCGCGGAGTGCACCGGTTCGACGAGCTGCAGCGTGAAATCGGGCTGTCCAGAAAGGTGTTGACCGAGCGGTTGCGGCTTCTGGTGGAGGCCGATGTGCTCGTTCGGGTGCCCTATCAGGAGCGCCCTGTCCGGTACGAGTACCGGCTCACCCCCCGGGGTCTTGCCCTGTTGCCCGTACTCGTCGCCCTTCAGGACTGGGGGGATGCCTGGGTTCTGGGGGACGGGAGCACGACGGCCACCGCGGCGGAGGCGTCCGTCGAGGCGCGGCGGGTGCACGAGTTGACGGGCACGCGGGTTCCCGAACTGCACCTCGCCGATGACGGCGGGGAGTTGCGCGATCCCGTCGCGGCGGAGAGTCCGTTCACCGTTCTGTACTGCTTTCCGGGGGCCTATGCGCGCGCCGACTCCTATCCGCCCGGGTGGTCGGAGATTCCCGGCGCGCCGGGCTGCACTCTGGAGTCCTGTGCCTACCGGGACCGGCTCGGTGAGTTCCGCGCGGCGGGGGCGAGTGTGCACGGGGTGTCCACTCAACGTCCGGACGAGCAGCGGGCGTTCGCGGAGAAGGAACGGCTGGGGTTTCCGTTGCTGTCGGACTCCGGACTGGCCCTGGTCGCGGGGTTGCGGTTGCCGACGTTCCGGGCGGCGGGGGCAGACCGGCTGAAGCGGCTCACACTGGTCGTCGACCGGGAGCGGGTCGTACGGGACGTGCAGTACCCGGTCACCGATGTGGTGGGGAGCGTGGCGGCGGCGCTGGCCGTCGTCAAGGGGCTTGGCGCGGGCCAGAGGAAATGA